atcaattatcCCACTTGTATGGTTAAGTCattcacaatttctttttttgcttttctttggccaattAAGATAATTACCTATTGATGACGTCTCGGTGAAGAAAGGCTCCACTAACTAATAAAGTAGCAGACTCGGCGGCTTATTTATAGcaaatttgttttgaaaaaggaaggaTCCCACTTTTGTATTTATGCGATCTTGGCTTTAAGAATGATTTATTCAAGTACAAAATCGAGCGTgtgaatatatataataataataataatagtaactACATGCATGTATGCTCGGTTGCGGGActgctttttctattttaactTATAAATAGGTTGTGGGATTTCATTTCAGCGAAATTATAGACTtactaaaattgatttataaaaacGGTTTGATAAGTAATGGCTCATTTTGCTATTAGTTGTTGAATATTAGCCCACATGTTTCGAAGTCCGCTCGCTCACAGTTTGACATATCGATTTTCGTAAATCAGTCTTAGAAAATCTGACATTACTcttcatttatatataaatcGCAGGAGATAAAGACAATGTCCATAAGCTCTTGTATTTTCGGATGTAGATCCGTCCGTTCGATGTACTTTTGCTCATTTTAGTTTATGGAATTTTCTGTTTTGGATAAAAATAATTGTCGTTCAAtttgttttattatatatatatatatagtagaGCAAGAAATAAAACTAATGAAATCTCCATGAATAGACATGCACGGGACAAATCCCAAGAATGTGTGTATCATCATATCGTAGAGTGGACAAATTCCAATCGTTCCCAAGCTGAAATCTCTCCCATTTGACCCTCCAAACCACGAATCAGTTCTTCACGTAAATAGAAAATGGCCAAAAAAGGAAGGCTCATACCTTATTTAAGAACACGTACTAGACATTTCCAAAATGCTCAAGCtcaagaccaaaaaaaaaaaaaaaaactatacttTGCAGATTACAAGAACTTCTAGGACAAAGGTCGAGATGGCCATGAACAAGAAGACGGTGGTCGCGATTCTCCTGATAGTGGTGGTGCTGATGGCCTTCGCCGCTGCCACCTCCGGCGAAGTGATCCCGGAGTGTGCCAAAACGTGCATGCCAGTGTGCCTCAAAGAAGAAGCTGCCAGCGTCGCTGCATGTAACCGGGCCTGTGCAGAGTATTGTCGCCAAGTCGAAAATGGCCCAGGAATCTAGAATGCTAATCAGGCCGACTTTCATGTATAAAGTTGCATCATCCTCGCGtctaattattaaaaatgtcagTATTAAATTATAGATTAATGTGGTAGGCTCGCGCAATAAGAGCATAGGAAGTGACGAGGGTTCTGTCCCTTTCTCTCAGCGCCAATAGTCTTTTAGACCTTGTGTTTCGATCTAATTCATGCAGAGGTTTCTGTACAAGGGTCATCTTGCACTTCTGCTATTGTATTGATTATTTGTCCTGATAATAATAAGGACCAAATTCCTTTCCTTCTACGGCTAACATACGTACTATCGGTGTCCTGAGTGTTTTAGCTGTTGCATTTGAAAGACAGAATGCAGTAATTCATTCCATGGGAAGACAACTTTCCTTgatttcatcaaattttttcaCCACCCTGAAATCCTTTTTGAATTGTCTTTGCAGTTCCGAGAACTAAGTGAAATCATCAACTGGTATTTGGCATTGGTCCAGCAAGACGGATGTCATTACAGAAGAATCCATAATAAACAGACACGATACTCTCGATACACTTGCTGATGGTAAATAATACAAACTCTAAGAGCCCTTGAACCGAAACATAACAGTCTCATCCACATCAAGAATGGAAAAGAATATATATGCAGCCACCTTCTCTCGCCAAATAAAATCGCAATTCTCAAGTTTGAGATCCAAAAGGATTCATGAACCTCAATTACAATCATTGATAGAAGAGGTAAATTATGTATGTGCCAAGAAAAAAGAGCTCTACATATTCAGATGGtgttcccgttgacttcaactTCCATTTCTATTAAGAAATTATGAAAGGggtttaaaaaacaaaaagaatatacCTGCAAGAACAAATTTACGGGAAACTATGTTTTTGAAAAACCTCTATAAAGACAGGTTAAATGCCAGAGCATGGAAATCTAGGAGGTCAAATCAGGATCATCTTCATAGTCAAAATCTTGTTCAGCAGCCCTGTTTTTCTTTGCATCTCTTGGTGCTGGTCTTCCCTTCTTTGGTTTTCCCCTATAATGACAGTTTAACCAATTATTACAGACATCAAGAGATTAGAGGCCTTTAAAGTGATGACAGCCTAGACGGCCTCCATATTCTGTTAGTCACAAAGAGAACAAAACACAGTACTTACTGCCCATTGGCATATATACCCCCCTTAGATCTCCCAACTCCAAGATCTGATCTCCcatctgaaaaagaaaagagagagagagagagagagagcataaaaAAGGGTTCATGGATAGAGGTCATAAAAGAATAGAAGTCTTGTAAAGATCAATGTATCTCACCATCTCTTCCCCCTGCAAGCTCTTCagccttcaaaaaaaaaaaaaaaaaaaaaaacagaggacaATACCATAAGAATTAGCCATATCTTACTCTATGAATGGCATCCTCAAACTTCAACAGCTTACAGTACATTAAGGGTCTTGAAAAAGTAGAAGTGTGTTAAACTATTGCAACAATCTCCTCACCGTTGATTAATTAGAAGAACCATGAATTCGTATGTAGTAAATTCTTGTCTAAGCAGGACAGATAGATGTAGCACAGAGTCTCATATAAAACTATttaatttctgtttttcttctttaaaattcTTCTTGAGAAAGATAATATTGCTGCTGCATGCACCATGAGACAATAACAAATCTTTTGTAACCAATACCACAAGTGCCAACACTCAAGTGACCCACAACGCAACAACAAAACAGCAATTgaaaagcttaaaaaaaaagaaaagaagaaggaatgtTTGGAGGTCCTGAGTAGAAAAGCATAAAGTTCACTGTACAATCCGTGATTGGAAGTTTAAATTTGGTCAGGCCACGAGACACCTTAGAGGCAAACCATTCCATGTCCTACTATTATAAACTCTATGAAACGCCTTATCTATCTAATCTGGAAAGAAAGGAATTTGAAGCTTCACATCATCAGTTTGTTTCTGCCTCTTTTAAGCAGATTCTGTATGTGGTAAAGTGGAAGATGTTGATGGAGAAAAATCTTCAATCTCATGTATCTAGTGACATGATTAAATTTTATGTCTGAATTTTAACACTCTCTTTCGAAGTGTAATGAGGAGCTTGCAGCAAGTAGTATTCCCCTCGCTTAAGTGGCCAACCATCTTACATGTCACATTTAGATGTGCACATTCAAGTTCAACTAGACAATGAGCTATAGTTAATGAGTGTACTATGTTGATGCAACCCATTTGGGGCACCTATGCTAAATGCCACATTAACACAGCATGCACTCCTTTGCTTGCTCAAACTGAGTTCAAGAGCTCCTAACTTCAACTAACAAACAAAAATTTAAGCAAATTTATATATGGCCAAATTTCTCAAGAATTCACTTGACTACAACTTATCGAATTTGAATGTGTAGATGTGAATTATACAATCAGGGTGTAAGCTGCCTCAAAGAACCGTTCTACAATGGCCTCCATTCCCATTTCCATAACACACAACTGATCTTCAACAACAGATTTACATAAAAGGCTGAAATTCAGAAGGATACCGAAACTGCCATTATTAAAAACATACAGCTGGTGAGGTGACTGAAGACAAAGAGAAAAGCCTGTCTTCAGGCTGAAATTTCCTCGAGCGCTTCATGCTGTAGAATACACGAGTGCGATGAGCAAACATTATTGACAATACATTCAACCATTGCATACAGATTATCAAATACCCAAGTAAACCATAAATGTAAGTCATCTGATGCATCTAAAGTTGTTTCTATGAAGCATTACCTTGTATTAGCAGACAAGAAATGCACTACTATGTGCACACTTAATTCTAAGGTGCTCTTCCGCCAATGGCCATGAATGCATTGGGCATATATTTCTGAATCTCTCCCTCAGCAGGATAAAACAATTTACAAGTGAACATCGAATTGATTCCTTAGGAAGCACACTGTCTACATTTTTTCAAATTCTTAGATGCTACTCAACTTGAAACTTGACATTTTCATCTATAATGCAATAATCCCATTCTAAAAAGTTCCCTACTCCTTTTTCTGAGTCTAAACACCACAAAAGTTTCCAGCATATTAAGTGTACAAGGGTATTGCAGGCAATGGTGTCTGGCAAGACAAACAGAACAAACGAGTCTCTCACCCAGTTGACCATTAAAACCTAAGAGAATGATCCACAATCCGTAGGATATAACAAACTTATAAGCAATATGGTTCATGAAGAAAAACTGATTCTACTTTTGTATTTCTATTTCACTCCAGCCAAATGGAATATTCAAGATGAAAATAACATAATTCTCATGATGGATAGATATCCAATAATCAGAATATGTGATAGTGTCCTCGCTAAAGAAAACCTATACAACATTCCCACATAAATTGTCACAAATTCAGATAAACCACACACAACTCATGAATTGAGAAATGAGGTGGAGTTCCACTTATGGAGGTATATAAAAAAGAGTTTGAGAACAATGCCAAGTAACCGTACAAGGCTGTACTCTTAGATGCAGAAAGAAACCCTTCAAAACCTTTCAGCACATTCCCACATTGACTCGGGTCCTGCAAATAACTTGTCTCCATCTCATatacctgaaaaagaaaatcaagagcaTCATTGCCAGAGAAACAAACAGTCATTACATTGCAAGGTCCAAAGCCAGACAAAACAGTAAGCTACCGGATAATGCTCTTCTCATCAGAAGATATTCAACGATATCAGACATACTACTGAGCTTCACAGCTAAATCAACAATTTCACGATGAATTGACAAAAAGCGAGAGACTCAACCATTTGAAGTCCACCTCTCTAAGCAATGTACCAACTATGCTAAAACCTCTGCTATCTAGATAAAGTCGACATGGGACCTGAAACCGACTCAAACCCATTTCACGACTCGCGGCATCGTAGCGGAAGCACAAACGCAAAACGCCCTCCCAGCAACTCCAATCAACGAGGAAAGAAATGAACCATCGGATTAACACGAACGGGTTTAGCAAAGAGGGCCAAGCCAGAGAAGCAAACCGACCTGCTTCTCGATGTTGCGGAGCTCCTCGTGGAGCTTGGCTCTCTTGGCCAGAAGAGACGACAGCATCGCCGAGGGATTCGACGGAAGCCTCTGCCCTAATCATCAAGAACGAGTTCACTGTAACAATCTCCGACGTCGAAATCCCAAGAATCGACAGACCCAATTCCTCCAAATTCAAAGTGCTTTTTACCTTCGGAATCCATGTCCTTCCCCGGGACGATTCGGGAAATCCGACAGGATTCAGACTCGGAAAACGAAAACCTAATTCAGTCGGTCGATGGGAAAGGGGAATTTCATGAACTCCTGCTAGGGTTACGAAATTCGATTTCGACGTGACGATTACGGTCGATCTCGAACCCGCCAAAATTTGGGAATGGGCCGGGTCGGGTCGAACTTACGTGAAGCCGATCCAAACCCGAGATTCCGCCGCCAGCGTAGGGGCCTGGTGAACGGGTCGGGCTAGCTCGGTTTGCAACGGGCTGCGCCTGCTCGCCGGGAGTATGGCACGGCCCAGGGCCCATGAAAGGAGCTGGCTCGGCCCATTTCGTGTGGCCCTCCCCCTTTTCCGAGGGTTTTCTCCCTAGATGATGATCATTTTACCTCGAAACCGGTTTAATTGAAAACCGATCCTAGGCTAGGTTCGTAGGATCGAGAAATCAACCATTTCTCCAATTTtccgatttttttcttttgggtcggaTCTAATTTTCTGATTAAATTAGCTTGGTTACACATCTCTAGTCCTTGCTTTTACCTCACCTGATTTTCATGTGTAATaatatcatttcatttttggATAGGTTGTATCTTTTTTTAGGACAAACGCACAAACGTTTGTAGTCTCTTTCTCTTTATTCCCGTGctttatcgatttttttaatcaaaagattCTATTGAATTGCAATCGTGcacttttgataaaaaaaaaaagccatggaTTTGGCATAGACTGCAGACTCGTGCGATTGTATTGTCAGGAAATTTTCTGTaatttaatgtcaatttaattttgagcCTTTCATGCCATGACTTATGCGGCGAATTGTGGGGATGTGACATGAGATGGACTCGATTGGGGTGTTGGGAAAAATAATGATGCCATGGCCTTTTTGACGAGACGTTTGGGGCTTTTCTTTTAGCTTACCTTATTATAATTGTAAGGGGGAGATATGATGAGATTGAGATTGCTGTtcaaaaagcaaagagaaggGAAGATTTTataacttaccaaaaaaataaaaaaagtcaaaaagagaaaaccctCTTTTCCACGGAAGCCAAGGCTCTTAGCGTGCGGCAAACGCACCGGCCCACGCCCAtcccctccctccctaggcATCCTTGTCTTGTCTTACTTGcctttccatcttcttcctcaccttgcctcctcctcctcctattaTTTCTCACTTTGACTTAATGACTTGTCTAGAAAATGACCCATCTTCAAGTCcccatttgaattttttttctctctctctctctcgatttcgaTATAATAATCTTGACATTATATAATTTAATCGGCACATGCTTACCCCAGAAaaagagtaaaataaaaaaggaaaaattggaaGAGATTGATACTTCCAAAATGAGTGATTGGCGATTCTCTTTCATCTTGGGCTAGGgttggtttctctctctctcttttttttgggaataTCGAGAATCAACATTACTGCCATATGGAAGGATTTACATATTTTAGGGTGGATTCCGCCAAACCATCTACAACATTGTCTCGAAATTCAAGATTTTACTTTTAGGATAATTGCACGGAACAATAATtattacgacttttcctttcaattATTGTTCTTGCTTCCGTCCTAGGACAGGGAAGTCCAGCATGCAGCCAGCCTCCCTATCACCACAATCCTCGACTTCTCCTTTTACTTTGGGAAATTCTTAAATGCTTCAAAAAGCACTCTTAAATCCATCCGAACCGATCTGAATACTATCAATTAATCCATATTTTCATCTCGAACAAACATTAACGGTGCATAATCTATCTTATTTTTGGCCCCgcacttaaaaaaagaaaatggaggggGGCACCCGTAAACCCTCCTCGTCGTACAATCGAACCTCCTCCTCTCAACACGGCTTTCCATCCTTCATCCCTCCACCTCTCGCCACACCACGAAAGCCCAAAAAAGGTCAGGAGAAATTCGTGACTCGTATTTGATCCGTTCTCCAATTTTCCagcattaattaataaaacgTGTCGCGCTAATTAGCGCCTTTCTGGTACGCCAAAAAAGCATGGTTAATCCAAAGACGGTATCCGTAACGGGAGTCTCGGACGATTGCTTGGATGTACTTGTCGCTCGAGGAAGAGGACGAGGGGATTCGAAAATAATGAACTTTCCTTCGTAGATAAATGAGCAGAGGGAAGAAGTCGTTTTTGTCGCGgactcttctctcttttttattacgTCTTGCCTCCACAGAAAAATTGCTCTGGAAAAGACAGGGAGAAAAAAAGGCTGAGTCCTCTCCTTGTTAGAACGAGTCTCTCGACATTCGGGAGGCACCTGTTGCTCTCGTTCCTTCGTTGATTCCGACTTCCGTGTCTGTAATCTGCGGTGCTTCTCAGCCTGCCATGTCGTTCAGATGGCTGAGTCGGGTATTTCTCTCTCGCTGCAACCatcccttttttgtttttttgtttttttggcgaTTCTATGTCGAACCCTTGACGCGTTTCGGGTTGCTCGTTTGAGTTCTTGGCGAAAGTTTGAATTTTGAGTGGGAGTAGTGATGATATAATCGTTTATCTGAAAAGGGTACTCTTAGAGCAGCCTGATTTTTACGGGCGATGGATTTGTTTTGCTTGTCGCCTCTAGTTTTTGCGCTTGTGAGTGTCGCTGGAGCGAATGACGATTTTTCGTTTGTTTACGGATGATTGACATGATCATCGAGGACGTGTCAATCGCAGTTTTGGTTTGCTCACTTTTGCACAAGCATAAACTGTTAACATCTTGCCTGATGTTGGGATCGCTAAGCATATTCGTGGGCTTTTGAAATCGGCGGAACTTGTGGGTGTCTACTGCTTCTTTACTTAATTGCATTTCGTATACTTACCTGTGGAATAAAAAGGATACTCTGGCTGTACTTTATTCCCGGGAAAATGCGAAAGACATCCCTTAGACTATGAAAATGTTTAGCTGGAATCTACGACTTTTAAATGACCATGCATTGTTGTTCACCCTTCGGAATGTTGGAAGTTATGACCATTGGAAGGCCATTTCCAAAGAGGAAAATGAGTTGATGGTTTGGCCCACTTTGATGTTTTTCCATTAGTTGTGCAGGCGATTCGTGCTATTTTGAGTGGCAATTCAGTGGCTGCATTTGGcttattgcaaaattttcctaattattCCCATATTCCACCGTGTCCGCGGCTATTATACAATTAGACAATGATTTGTATTTTCTGTAACTTGAGTATGCAACTATAATTAGGAGCATAATAGCATAATGGGGTTTCTGTGTGCAGAACTCTTGTATAGATCTTATTCTAAAGAGGAACTTTGGTTTGTTTGAATTACCTCATTTGAAACCTCGAGTCAGGAGTTCTTGTATTCCTTTTACCCAGGGAAATGCCACATCTGGCATGGGTATATCTGATCATAGCAAGAGCACTTTCATGGATCTAAAGAGGAAGAGAGTCCATCGCTACGTGATTTTCCAGATtgatgagaagaaaaaggaggttGTGGTTGAGAAGACTGGTGGCCCAGCTGAAAGCTATGAGGATTTCACAGCTGCACTCCC
The sequence above is drawn from the Eucalyptus grandis isolate ANBG69807.140 chromosome 11, ASM1654582v1, whole genome shotgun sequence genome and encodes:
- the LOC104426575 gene encoding chromatin modification-related protein MEAF6, with the translated sequence MDSEGQRLPSNPSAMLSSLLAKRAKLHEELRNIEKQVYEMETSYLQDPSQCGNVLKGFEGFLSASKSTAFMKRSRKFQPEDRLFSLSSVTSPAAEELAGGRDDGRSDLGVGRSKGGIYANGQGKPKKGRPAPRDAKKNRAAEQDFDYEDDPDLTS